The following nucleotide sequence is from Pedobacter sp. PACM 27299.
GAGCTAACTGGCAGAATATGAGCGGTAATAATCTTTTTAGCGTAAAATAACGGGCTTTAATCATTTCTAAAGAAGATTATGCCATAAAAAAGTGAGTTTAAACTTTCATTTAACCAAAAAGTTAATTACATTTGAGCTTACCCTTTCGAGGGTATGTTTTTCATAGGTAGATGTAGGGTCGGAAATTTATTTCCGATCCTTTTTTTTTACGACTGTTTTTAGTCGGTTTTCCATCTACACTCATTCCATACATCGTATTTGTTTTAACTTTATCTTTGCTGCTGCTATGGATAAGAAGAAAATCATTGTTGCCATTACCGGAGCCAGCGGCTCGATCTACGCGAAACTACTGCTTGATAATTTAATGACCCTTTCTGATCAGGTGGAGACGGTAGCTGTAGTGATGTCGGACAATGCGAAGGAAGTATGGCGGTTCGAACTCGGCAACGAAGACTACGATCGATACCCTTACAAATTCTACCCGAAAATGGACTTCAATGCTCCTTTCGCTTCGGGCTCCGCAAAATTTGACACTATGATTATCATTCCATGTTCGATGGGAACCCTTGGCAGAATCGCCCACGGCATCTCCAACGACCTCATCAGCAGAGCAGCCGACGTGGTCTTAAAAGAACGCAGAAAATTGATCGCTGTAGTGCGTGATACCCCTTTCAGCCTCATTCACATCAATAATCTGAAAATCGTAACCGAAGCTGGCGGCATCATTTGTCCGGCAAGTCCCTCGTTTTATTCCCTGCCAAAAACCATTGAAGCGGTCGCACAAACGGTCGTTAGCCGGGTCATCGACCTTGCCGGTCTCCGTCAGGATAGTTACCGCTGGAATGAGGAATAATCTCAGCTAAAACCTTATCTTTGCGCATTCTCAAAGAAATTTTATAAGGGCTAAATGAAGAAGGTTGCATTTTATACACTAGGTTGTAAGTTAAATTTTTCAGAAACTTCAACAATAGGAAGGTTATTTACCGATGCCGGATATGCGGTGGTGGATTTTACAGCTGGGGCGGATGTATATGTAATCAATACCTGCTCTGTAACGGAGCATGCCGATAAGAAATGCCGGAAGGTAGTTAAGGAGGCCCTGAAATATTCTCCGAATGCTTATGTAACGATTGTAGGCTGCTATGCACAGCTGAAACCAGTAGAAATTGCTGAAATTGAAGGTGTGGATATGGTATTGGGTGCTGCAGAGAAATTCCGTATTGTAGAATATATCTCTGATCTGACGAAACTTCCAAAGGCCGTTATTCATCAGCAAAACATAGAAAAAGTAAACCATAATTTTATTGCAGCTTATTCGATCGGGGACAGAACACGTACTTTCCTGAAAGTTCAGGACGGCTGTGATTATCCTTGTACTTATTGTACAATTCCTTTGGCACGTGGTGGCAGTCGCAGTGATACCATCGAAAACGTAGTCAACAGAGCCACACAGATCGCGGAAAGCGGCGTGAAAGAAATCGTGCTTACTGGTGTAAACCTGGGCGATTTCGGGATCAGAGATGGGCAGAGAGAAGATAAATTCTTCGACCTGGTAAAAGCCCTGGATGAAGTAGAAGGAATCGAAAGAATCCGCATCTCTTCCATCGAACCCAACCTGCTTAGCAATGAGATCATTGAATTTGTAGCTACTTCAAAAAGATTTGTACCCCATTTCCATATTCCATTACAATCTGGTTCTAACAAGATCCTGGGGCTAATGAAAAGACGTTATCAAAGAGAACTA
It contains:
- the mtaB gene encoding tRNA (N(6)-L-threonylcarbamoyladenosine(37)-C(2))-methylthiotransferase MtaB: MKKVAFYTLGCKLNFSETSTIGRLFTDAGYAVVDFTAGADVYVINTCSVTEHADKKCRKVVKEALKYSPNAYVTIVGCYAQLKPVEIAEIEGVDMVLGAAEKFRIVEYISDLTKLPKAVIHQQNIEKVNHNFIAAYSIGDRTRTFLKVQDGCDYPCTYCTIPLARGGSRSDTIENVVNRATQIAESGVKEIVLTGVNLGDFGIRDGQREDKFFDLVKALDEVEGIERIRISSIEPNLLSNEIIEFVATSKRFVPHFHIPLQSGSNKILGLMKRRYQRELYTERVAKIKALIPNCCIGVDVIVGFPGETHEDFLDTYQFLNELDISYLHVFTYSEREQTAAAEMKGVVAGSTRADRSKMLHILSDKKRRAFYQSQIGTVGEVLFEDDQKDGFMHGFTKNYVKVKAKYDPVMVNEIKRVKLLELTADGEVEVAESEEVLAH
- a CDS encoding UbiX family flavin prenyltransferase; amino-acid sequence: MDKKKIIVAITGASGSIYAKLLLDNLMTLSDQVETVAVVMSDNAKEVWRFELGNEDYDRYPYKFYPKMDFNAPFASGSAKFDTMIIIPCSMGTLGRIAHGISNDLISRAADVVLKERRKLIAVVRDTPFSLIHINNLKIVTEAGGIICPASPSFYSLPKTIEAVAQTVVSRVIDLAGLRQDSYRWNEE